One Halobacterium zhouii genomic region harbors:
- a CDS encoding WD40/YVTN/BNR-like repeat-containing protein: MDDCLLYVGTDTRCHAYELRDGKATKVGTGLDGNAVRQISVHPDDPREALVACGLRGWGLHRTRNAGESWESLGYEESWVWGVERDPTDPDTVYVGTEPPMLYRSRDGGESFESFDAISDLPSSDQWTFFHEPFEAGHVHGIAIDPENPDRVFAGVEHGGFVFTYDGGETWDDSLAGYDVHDTAVVPGTDRVLVAAGEGLLVSDDAGEEFDRIVGFEDDYVEQFLEVGDRIYVDATAGSGSADATIAYTDDGGDSWHRFEGVPDVSVTGCNLLAAHGDTLFHARDEDGESEVVATDDGGDTWIPVGPSHGKIRAIAAAPLP; encoded by the coding sequence ATGGACGACTGCCTGCTCTACGTCGGCACGGACACCAGATGCCACGCCTACGAACTCCGGGATGGCAAAGCGACGAAGGTCGGCACGGGCCTCGACGGGAACGCCGTCCGACAGATTTCGGTCCACCCCGACGACCCTCGGGAGGCGCTCGTCGCGTGCGGCCTCCGCGGGTGGGGCCTGCACCGCACTCGGAACGCGGGCGAGTCCTGGGAATCGCTTGGGTACGAGGAGTCCTGGGTGTGGGGCGTCGAACGGGACCCCACCGACCCCGACACCGTCTACGTCGGCACCGAACCGCCGATGCTGTACCGGTCGCGGGACGGCGGCGAATCCTTCGAATCCTTCGACGCGATATCGGACCTCCCATCGAGCGACCAGTGGACGTTCTTCCACGAGCCGTTCGAAGCGGGGCACGTCCACGGCATCGCCATCGACCCCGAAAACCCGGACCGCGTGTTCGCGGGCGTCGAACACGGCGGCTTCGTGTTCACGTACGACGGCGGCGAGACGTGGGACGACTCGCTCGCGGGCTACGACGTCCACGACACCGCCGTCGTCCCGGGCACCGACCGCGTGCTCGTCGCGGCGGGCGAGGGCCTACTGGTGAGCGACGATGCTGGTGAAGAGTTCGACCGGATAGTGGGCTTCGAGGACGACTACGTCGAGCAGTTCCTCGAAGTCGGCGACCGAATCTACGTGGACGCCACCGCCGGCAGCGGGTCGGCGGACGCGACCATCGCGTACACCGACGACGGCGGCGACTCGTGGCACCGCTTCGAGGGGGTACCGGACGTCTCGGTCACTGGCTGTAACCTGCTCGCGGCCCACGGCGACACGCTGTTCCACGCGCGAGACGAGGACGGCGAGAGCGAGGTCGTCGCGACGGACGACGGCGGCGACACCTGGATTCCGGTCGGCCCGT
- the twy1 gene encoding 4-demethylwyosine synthase TYW1 codes for MSESDGPKQVSDPDYHHENHTAAQTCGWTANALRGEGTCYKHAFYGIRSHRCIQMTPVVRCNERCVFCWRDHAGHTYELDGVEWDDPEAVVDASIRLQEKLLSGFGGNDEVPRERFEEAMEPRHVAISLDGEPTLYPYLPELLEAFHDRGLTTFLVSNGTRPEVLAECDPTQLYVSVDAPERATFDDVVGATEDDAWENLVDTMDVLREKDDTRTVLRTTLVKGENMANPDWYAGFFERADPDFVELKAYMHVGHSRGRLDRESMPSHEEVVAFTERVQAHLPEHTVLKEQEASQVTLLAREEDTWVPKLRPDSEFWADGAADAD; via the coding sequence ATGAGTGAGTCCGACGGTCCGAAGCAGGTGAGCGACCCGGACTACCACCACGAGAACCACACCGCGGCTCAGACCTGTGGGTGGACGGCGAACGCGCTCCGCGGCGAGGGGACGTGTTACAAGCACGCGTTCTACGGCATCCGCTCGCATCGCTGCATCCAGATGACGCCCGTTGTCCGGTGTAACGAGCGCTGCGTGTTCTGCTGGCGGGACCACGCCGGGCACACGTACGAACTCGACGGCGTGGAGTGGGACGACCCCGAGGCGGTGGTGGACGCCTCGATCCGCCTCCAGGAGAAACTGCTCTCGGGGTTCGGCGGGAACGACGAGGTACCCAGAGAACGCTTCGAGGAGGCGATGGAACCGCGGCACGTCGCCATCTCGCTGGACGGCGAGCCGACGCTGTACCCCTACCTCCCCGAGTTGCTGGAGGCGTTTCACGACCGCGGGCTGACGACGTTCCTGGTGTCGAACGGCACGCGGCCCGAGGTGCTGGCGGAGTGTGACCCGACACAACTCTACGTCTCCGTGGACGCGCCCGAACGCGCGACGTTCGACGACGTGGTCGGCGCGACGGAGGACGACGCGTGGGAGAATCTCGTGGACACGATGGACGTGCTCCGCGAGAAGGACGACACCAGAACGGTGCTCCGGACGACGCTCGTGAAGGGCGAGAACATGGCGAACCCGGACTGGTACGCGGGCTTCTTCGAGCGCGCGGACCCGGATTTCGTGGAGTTGAAGGCGTACATGCACGTCGGGCACTCGCGCGGGCGACTCGACCGTGAGTCGATGCCGAGCCACGAGGAGGTGGTGGCGTTCACGGAACGCGTACAGGCCCACCTCCCGGAGCACACTGTCCTGAAAGAACAGGAGGCCTCGCAGGTGACGCTACTCGCGCGCGAGGAAGACACCTGGGTGCCGAAACTCCGGCCGGACAGCGAGTTCTGGGCGGACGGGGCGGCAGACGCGGACTGA